ggtcgggagcggcggcagtgACGGTTGGGACGGCGGTCGGgagcggagaaggaggcggcggcggtggcggtggggacaGCGGTCGGgagcggagaaggaggcggcggcggtggcggttggGATGGCGGTCGAGAGCGAAGACCTCCCGGCGCCTGGCGAGCTCctcccacaccgccgccgctcacggGGAGAGGATCTCGCCGgcctgctgccaccgccgcgttTCCCCCTCCgatccgccaccaccgtcgccgcccgatgcctccctcgccaccgccgccgcccgcggggAGAGGATGTCGCCGGGAGGTCGCGCGCTGGGAAGGGAGCTCGCCGGTCGGCCGCGCACAGGTAGAGGAGCTCGTCGGCTGGctgcgcgcgggggaggagctcaCCGGTCGGCCGCGTGTTGGGGAAAAAGCTCGCAAGGTGGCCGAGCGCTGTGGAGGGAGCTCGTCAGGGCGgcctgttgctgttgctgcttccacaccgccgccgctaccaTCTCCACTCCATGACCACCGCAGGCGCTGTATGCTGCTTCGGCCGTCCCCACCGCCATTGCCGTTccaaccgccgccacctccttctcTGCTCCCGACCGCCGTCGtcactgccaccgccgccgctcccgaccgCCGTCCCAACcgtcactgccgccgcctccgccgctgctcccgaCCGCCGTccccagcgccaccgccgccgcttccgaccgccgtccccggcgccaccgccacggctTCCGACCGCCTGCGCCGCTCCCCACTGCCATTCCCACGCGcagatgagggagagagagaaaggccgGGTAGAGTGATAAGGGGGTGAGAGAGctacacactgacatgtggatccctccacgctgagtcagcttgtCAACCAGGTCAACACGCCACGTCGGATGAAACCGCCAGCAAAACCACTGAGGGAggtgatttgctctggttttcagagaaggaggaggcattatacccggttttccggttgagggcATACAagcgcaagagatgagggaggcaaaatttACTTATTCCTTCACACCACCGTACTTAGGTGTAAGGCTGGGCCTTAATTGGGTTGAGATGAGCTGGCCACACGCTCCCCTTGTGAACTCCGCCGACATCCGGTCGATCCCCTTCCACGGAATAGGACGGTGGTCGCAAGGTTCGATCAAGCTTCCTCCTCTTTGCACTTTGCTTGCTGGTTTTGAGTTTTGGATTCCTTCCGTTTGCGTCTGGATTCattgatggcggcggcgacggggtaCGGTGACGCCCCGACCGCCGACAATCTGGCCGCGTACGACCAACTGCTCGGCCTCCGCCACACTCGCCACATGGCGGAGGTCTTCGCCGTGCGCCTGCCGGACGCCGCCGGACTCCGCAGGCCGCCGCCCTGCGGCACCATCAGCTTCTGCGGCGGCAACCACTGCAACGACGTCATCTACAGCCGCAGCCGTACGGACGACTCCACCTACCCACCGCCCTGCGACACCCATGTAAAACTTCCACCTTGTAGGCAGCTAGGTAATCTCATTCAGAAACCGGCTTTCATGCATAAACCATCACACTTAATTTGTTTCTTGCTTTCAAATTCTGAAATATAATATATCTATAATAGTCAAAACTGTAAAACAGAGTCTAATCCTGCATAATGTGTAACATGACCCTAGGAAATGAATCCACAAGACTAATATTCCGATCGAATGACCAGTGATTCCGAATGAGCAATTCAGGATTTGTGTAGCTCCTCAATATGTTCCGGACCTGTAATTGTTGGTGCTGCATATACATTGTTTGTTTTCTTATTTAGTGCAAATGAAAACCTCAAAATTTATGAAATCGTATTTACAACTAGCATTCGTATTAATCAAGAAAGAAATAGAgattaattttagtttttaacCCAAGTTTTGTTTTGGTTTAGCATATTTTCACTCTGAACACCCTTTTTAAACATCTTCTTGATTCACTTTAGTCCCATTTTCCTGAATACCCTTTCACTTTGGGTATATAAAGGACACCAATGCAACGGCATTATCGAGATGAGCATGACCAAGGTGCagtttgtaggatcgaatcacaataactaagccaaccagaaggggtgaatggttggtataccaaaaaaccgaaaacttttagcggaaataaaagttaccctcgaaatcgacggaagtcggtctgaccgagattgatctgtcggtctgaccgagtggtgccgtcggtctgaccgagtttAGATCTCCAGTCTGACCACCGAGATCAGCTGCcgctcgctgtcgccgccgccggtctgaccgcctcgccaccgccggtctgaccgccgcttgcctCCGGTCCGACTGCCGGtatatcgccggttagaccaccgaaacccggtgaaacacaaatcgaagaactcttaaagtatatgacgactttattgattctctctgtgtttacaaagtgcaccaacagcactccctacaaaaattttgactaaactcgaaaccctaactcaaaactcaactcaattgctctcaaaagcgatatcGGGAAGcatcacgctccccctctatttatacccgaggtaggcagtctaaagccacgaaccaaactcatactaggagtgctaaacaccttaggaaaccctctagtacaagaaacaaactttacataaccactcataccaaatttggactccttccgaACTCGACTCCGCATCTCATatgcacacaataactccattgTATGctatatggaatctccatcaaccatgtgcatcaactctagcctaagtatcccgcatgatctctaaccaccacggacgtcgtcttatccccaagctgagtcccggtccatcaccgcaaatactctcccgaggcatcgagtcacctacacataaaataaacaaagaaaccatattccgagaccaagctatcacaacttgactcattagcagcaaacaatcgtatagtatccatctagaagccataatcatgaaataatcacggatatccaaacaaacaacccgaaaccgaaaccaacacagcgtcggccggtcagaccgcgggctgggccggtctgaccgcgcgatacacgccggtctgaccggcaaccagagcccggtctgaccagtcACATGAAATAACAGAACCTGCGATTCACCtataaatccaatcatctccaaaaccacttcgtgaataaattctaaatatcaaaaccaataatctccaatgccaattgttcatcacagaataataatcaaaaacacctttgattttacaatctcccccttgatgaacacattggcaaacccatcaaaaatgttttggtgtttggaagaaaaaataaaaataaaagtggtaaaaagcacacttcgtacaaacgtacacatcgtgctcgaaaattcaaaaatacaaaagaaaacttctccccctttctaaaagaaagaaattcccaattgaaccaaaaacatgctcttcttaaaaaaaaaaactcttcgcttctccaaaaattcaccttgcttctttaaaactcatctcttctccctcttttgacaatgatttcatcaagtaTAGGAATTATGTTCTTTAAAGTATAAGAGcttagcatatatatagcatatcaagtcatgtattgcaataaaaagaagataaacccatttataacataacaagcatgcattaaagtataaccatgaaacaaagattttacaattaagcttgaatcatcaatcaaaattcatgatttcatacgatttataatgcaatatcttaacaagcacataggttgaagaataaacactaaacacatatacctattgcatttatcactctttctcaaataacctttagcacaaaacaacaaagagaatttttgaacttttttttttcttgagcctttttcttatatttttctcttttattccagGTACGTCCCAGTCATCAAGACTGTTTctagggattcggcacccattattttgctcacatcgaatacgtccttgtcatcaagactgtttccaaggattcggtattcatttttttcatattttttattctctttttcacaatgagcaattaaagctatttgaggaataacaattcaataaagcatatatatagagcatttataaatcaaaccatatacTAGCATCAACATTCCATATTtacttaattcaagtatagaatttaagtgtcatgcatcatcgcccttaaaagcaaaatctaaatctcatgaaaagactagaatacatacaagctatgctagagacaaataaaccttcaaaatattgttagcatgcacaagaaaataccatatgcataaacaaagctctattttctcaatttttctcattgtcatattattgcttgataaaaccatgaggtacaaactccccctcaaaccatgccaaaaggatgaattattcccaattcaccacgaagaaaagcaaaacgattagaatccaaaagtttagtgaaaatatcagcaagttacaactttgtgtccaaaaactgcaattcaacatctcctttctcaacatgatccctcaaaaagtgaaaacgaatatcaacaTGCTTTGTGCGTGAATGTTGAATAGGATTCTTAGCAAAGTTAATAGCActtgtattatcacaaaagagaggtactttctcaaaagtaagaccataatctttcaaagtagataaaagccaaaaaatctgtgaacaacaactagcagcagcaacatattcagattcagcagttgattgagcaacactagattgtttcctagaagaccatgcaatcaatgatgtaccaagaaatgatatgttccactagtatttttcctatcaattctacaacccccaaaatcagcatcagaatatccacttaagcatatagaagatgaagtaaaataccaaattcaaaattgaagtgtatgattcaaatacctcattattcgcttgaccgcttgacgatgtgaagcacgaggagaagcttgaaagcgtgcacacaaacacacagcaaattgtatgtctggcctagaagcagttagatacaacaaagatccaatcatatttctatattccttttcatcaacagcttcaccatcttcatcaggatccaatacagctgtagaaccaattggtgttgaaattggcttgcaattctccatcttgaaccgccTCAAAAGATCCTccgtatacttcgtttgatgcacaaatgtaccttgagatgtttgcttaatttgcaatcccaaaaagtacgataactcacccatcatgctcatctcaaattccctgtgcatagtctcagcaaactctacaaccaaagcgtgagttgaacaaccaaagatgatatcatccacataaatctgaacaaaaagttgattatcaccatgcttaagaataaaaagcgttttgtcaacctttcccattgtaaaacctttcgcaagcaaaaagttcttaagcctatcataccatgctctaggagcttgtttcaagccatacaaagctttagacaatttgaaaacatggttgggaaaatcaggattttccaaacctggtggttgtttgacataaacttcctcctgtataaaaccatttagaaaagcacttttcacatccatttgatacaatttaaaaccttttgaagcagcaaaaggcaacaaaagtctaattgcctcaattctaacAACAGgaacaaaagtttcatcaaaatccaaaccctccacctgagtaaaaccttgagcaacaaatCTAGatttatttctcacaattaaaccatcctcattttgtttatctTTGAAAAcacacttggttccaataatattatgtccagaaggtggttcaactaaagtccaaactttgtttctctcaaaattttcacgTTCTttatgcatggcgttaatccacgattcatcagttaatacatgtgacacatctttgggttcaaaaaaagcaacaaatgcagaatttgcacaaacatcatgagtcgttaccttagaccttgtagtccgctcacctatattaccaataatttgttccggcggatgttgtcgttgaatgtgcaaaggagcagcgacttctgaagttgatccacgttctgtatcagtactggtcgaagtagtaatctctggaggaccatctcgatcagcatcaacagtacccgaacccgacgtccctggccggtctgaccgctcctccTGAGGCGGTCTAACcagaggtgtgccggcggtctgactggcctagcgcccggtctgaccggccgagccgacctcgtcgtcgtcgttgtcgtcgctctcgtcttcaaaaatacgaccatcctccccctgaacctgtgactgtgtacctgcaatatcgggtctagttCCTGGattagcctcatcaaaagaaacttcgcaagtctcaatgattttgttagtctccaaaataagtacatgATAGCCACGAatatgtgcggggtaaccaagaaacaatccatcggtagaacgtggctcaaacttatccaaatttccagatttcaagaaaaagcacttgcaaccaaaaacacgcaaatgtgaaactttgggttgatgtccaaatcgaagttcataagaagtttttccaagtttagatctcaagaaaacccgatttgaaatataacaagcaacgttaatagcctcagcccaaaattttttaggagttttatattcatccaacatcgttctagtcatctcaaccaaaacatggtttttcctttcaacaacaccgttttgttgaggaacacgtggagaagaaaattcatgttcaagacctttTTCGTTGCGAAATTGTTCAAAAgaaacatttttaaactcaccaccattatcacttcgaattcttttcaaagaaccaggaaattcaagattcaatcgaagaaacaatccacgaaagtgttgaaaagcttcgtccttagttgccataaagaaaacccaagaatatctagaaaaatcgtcaacaataaccaacacataccactttcctccaacagattgcactctagctggaccaacagtgtccatatgtaatagctgtcctgGTGCATCCGTTATCACAGAAACagtaggagcatgtgaagaagcaaccatcttagcatgacgacacggtgtacaaaccaaatcaaaatctttcttaagtttaggcaaaccacgaacaagatccaaaccactta
The nucleotide sequence above comes from Oryza glaberrima chromosome 11, OglaRS2, whole genome shotgun sequence. Encoded proteins:
- the LOC127755308 gene encoding uncharacterized protein LOC127755308 isoform X1, giving the protein MAAATGYGDAPTADNLAAYDQLLGLRHTRHMAEVFAVRLPDAAGLRRPPPCGTISFCGGNHCNDVIYSRSRTDDSTYPPPCDTHVKLPPCRQLGTSQSSRLFLGIRHPLFCSHRIRPCHQDCFQGFGIHFFHIFYSLFHNEQLKLFEE
- the LOC127755308 gene encoding uncharacterized protein LOC127755308 isoform X2 translates to MAAATGYGDAPTADNLAAYDQLLGLRHTRHMAEVFAVRLPDAAGLRRPPPCGTISFCGGNHCNDVIYSRSRTDDSTYPPPCDTHVRPSHQDCF